The Anopheles coluzzii chromosome 2, AcolN3, whole genome shotgun sequence genome window below encodes:
- the LOC120948649 gene encoding MICAL-like protein 1 isoform X4 — protein sequence MANKAAFVGVPKRASCNRCSNPIFLAERISFGEKSYHRSCLKCARCGTQLTVGSFYETETDGEYCCETCPDEEIQLEQRRETSASPDGSSANVTGNGTPVAAAAAASIGLPKNVRSSKLLDRISFFESAPLSDEEKSSNLERKARMSHFLKESLKTVEQDNDEPPDLPLTGPPSSVTNDSLNGKEEEDTDDSDSDNVDDVEDEFEKLVQDLDEPDPDISKSLLADPVSPPRAVAIALEDTIEPNEQEQQKVAEVVLQTEVVVEESALEINSLEVQEKSELVTPVKVEDDSELTNNLPAEATVEAKEIIPLAPPVTEQTTTTTESSDLAPEHTIEDVVKNSEPKRTETKEQPSTEISNDDTPAADVEVIVENGSLALVPASESTTEHLDVPKENESTESLTTPSEESKNATESTERSNSMVPNETVESAVSESKVPVSVNKEETTIPTDTPEACNKVDNDEGLPAVSTQDGNEQEQYPSDLNPFGDEDDGEGREQIVELRKVPAGGKPVPTMRRVSTNPFGSEDEDEDVQQSPSSKPPRPPPPKVVQSPSAGGSSSKPVPANPFDEDDDDEPTDEPEIVPVSKPSPRRTPVPTPRKAHAYNDSISSLDNSLMSSSRLSSSNVSLTSSLESGPSSLIVPKRKKGKAPDIPLAVAGASTPIVSQQQQMGVSSAVRASVENLSNSSGSGTLTTPRKKRLAPAPPPIPNSSSTPKQSSTLQVREESGLTRVPSQRLLAVDASLLSNNDRDMSETMSRGTSNESVVYRRTIVPLVLDDDGPESPVHLDGTTTTSGRQWEKMKDNKEAQNRNRQSQSSPTSEATSNSFGSPGGNLSILSNKSSQGKWKRRKGPAPALPMMAAPLPERKPIKMLPLKEIHQELQIIETQQQGLEKQGIVLETMIRERCEGVEADVDLDIRLQPNSKEVEDLLMQLFELVNEKNELFRRQAELMYLRRMHRLEQEQADLEYEIRLLMAQPERNKTDSDKEKEEALITRLVEIVQLRNEVVECLEMDRIREAEEDLSIKQSIEERAASQQSKHSKKDSSASSTTLPLTDAEKRDSSTKLSKKEKKKLKEAKKLVKSKKIDSEKDADETESNTTKEKKKKRKFLF from the exons ATGGCAAACAAAGCGGCATTTGTGGGCGTTCCCAAGCGTGCTTCCTGCAACCGTTGTAGTAATCCCATCTTTCTGGCAGAACGGATCAGCTTCGGCGAGAAGAGTTACCATCGATCGTGTCTCAAGTGTGCCCGCTGCGGTACGCAACTGACCGTGGGAAGTTTTTACGAAACGGAAACGGATGGCGAGTACTGCTGCGAAACCTGCCCGGACGAGGAGATCCAGTTGGAGCAGCGTCGCGAAACATCCGCTTCGCCCGACGGCAGTTCCGCGAACGTCACCGGCAATGGCAcaccggttgctgctgctgctgctgcatccatTGGTTTACCCAAGAATGTACGCAGTAGCAAGCTGCTCGATCGGATATCGTTCTTTGAGTCGGCACCGCTGAGCGACGAGGAGAAATCGTCCAATCTAGAGCGCAAGGCACGGATGAGCCATTTCCTGAAGGAATCACTCAAAACGGTAGAGCAGGACAATGATGAACCTCCCGATTTACCACTGACGGGGCCACCAAGTTCGGTAACGAATGACAGCTTGAACgggaaagaagaggaagacaCGGACGACTCGGATTCGGATAATGTGGATGATGTGGAAGATGAGTTCGAAAAACTGGTACAGGATCTCGATGAACCGGACCCAGATATAAGTAAATCTCTGCTAGCAGATCCGGTGAGTCCACCGCGTGCTGTTGCAATTGCTTTGGAAGATACCATCGAGCCTAATGaacaagaacagcaaaaaGTTGCTGAAGTAGTACTGCAAACGGAGGTCGTGGTAGAAGAATCTGCGTTGGAAATAAATTCATTGGAGGTTCAAGAGAAATCTGAACTAGTAACACCGGTGAAGGTAGAGGACGATTCGGAATTGACGAACAATCTTCCTGCAGAGGCAACTGTCGAGGCAAAGGAAATAATTCCGCTAGCTCCACCGGTTACGGAACAAACTACCACGACGACCGAAAGCAGTGATTTGGCACCCGAACATACCATAGAGGACGTTGTTAAGAACAGCGAACCGAAGCGAACTGAGACGAAAGAACAGCCATCAACCGAGATCTCAAACGATGATACCCCTGCTGCAGACGTTGAAGTGATAGTAGAAAATGGGTCGTTAGCGTTAGTTCCTGCATCGGAATCTACTACCGAGCATTTGGATGTGCCTAAAGAAAACGAAAGTACTGAATCGCTAACTACACCCTCAGAAGAATCGAAGAATGCAACAGAAAGTACTGAAAGGAGCAATTCGATGGTGCCTAATGAAACCGTGGAAAGTGCGGTTTCTGAATCTAAAGTGCCTGTGTCAGTGAACAAAGAAGAGACCACCATACCTACCGATACACCCGAAGCATGCAACAAGGTTGATAATGATGAAGGTTTACCTGCTGTCAGCACGCAAGATGGAAATGAGCAAGAGCAGTATCCGTCCGATCTCAATCCTTTCGGTGACGAGGACGACGGAGAGGGAAGGGAACAAATCGTAGAGCTACGAAAGGTTCCAGCGGGCGGCAAACCCGTTCCGACCATGCGGCGCGTCAGCACAAATCCTTTCGGCAGCGAAGACGAAGACGAGGACGTCCAACAGTCTCCGTCATCGAAACCTCCGAGACCGCCACCACCGAAGGTGGTACAGTCGCCATCCGCTGGTGGTTCATCGTCGAAACCGGTCCCGGCGAATCCGttcgacgaggacgacgatgacgaacCGACGGACGAGCCGGAAATAGTGCCAGTATCCAAACCTTCCCCGCGCCGAACACCGGTACCGACGCCGAGAAAAGCACATGCCTACAACGACTCCATCAGTTCCTTGGACAATTCTCTAATGTCCAGTAGTCGGCTAAGCAGCTCGAATGTGTCACTAACGTCCAGTTTGGAGAGCGGCCCCTCGTCCCTGATCGTGCCGAAGCGCAAGAAAGGAAAGGCGCCCGACATTCCACTGGCCGTCGCCGGTGCATCCACGCCCATCGtatcccagcagcagcaaatgggaGTGTCTAGTGCGGTGAGAGCATCGGTGGAAAATCTTTCCAACAGCAGTGGAAGCGGCACCCTGACAACTCCGCGCAAGAAACGCCTTGCACCGGCCCCTCCTCCAATACCCAATTCATCGTCCACACCGAAGCAATCGTCGACTCTGCAGGTTCGGGAGGAGAGTGGTTTAACACGCGTCCCCAGCCAACGTCTGCTCGCCGTAGATGCGAGTCTGTTAAGCAACAACGATCGTGACATGTCCGAAACGATGAGCCGAGGCACGAGCAACGAATCCGTGGTGTATCGTCGAACAATCGTACCGCTCGTACTGGACGATGACGGTCCCGAATCGCCAGTACACCTGGACggcaccactaccaccagcgGGCGACAGtgggaaaaaatgaaagacAACAAGGAGGCACAAAACCGCAACCGTCAATCGCAAAGTTCACCCACTAGCGAGGCCACCAGCAATAGCTTCGGTAGTCCGGGGGGAAATCTTTCGATTCTGTCGAACAAATCCTCCCAGGGCAAGTGGAAACGGCGCAAGGGTCCGGCCCCGGCACTGCCGATGATGGCCGCTCCGCTGCCGGAACGGAAACCGATCAAAATGTTACCACTGAAGGAAATACACCAGGAGCTGCAGATTATCGAAACGCAGCAGCAGGGACTGGAAAAGCAGGGCATTGTGCTGGAGACGATGATACGGGAGCGGTGCGAGGGGGTGGAAGCGGATGTCGATCTCGATATCAGGCTGCAGCCAAACTCGAAGGAGGTGGAAGATCTGTTGATGCAGCTATTCGAACTGGTGAACGAAAAGAACGAACTGTTTCGACGGCAGGCCGAATTGATGTACTT ACGCCGCATGCACCGGCTGGAACAGGAGCAGGCAGATCTGGAGTACGAAATTCGGCTACTGATGGCACAGCCGGAAAGGAACAAAACGGACTCGgacaaagaaaaggaagaagcacTGATTACGCGCTTAGTGGAG ATCGTTCAGTTGCGAAATGAAGTCGTTGAGTGTCTCGAGATGGATCGAATCCGTGAAGCGGAAGAAGATTTG TCGATTAAACAAAGCATTGAAGAGCGGGCCGCTAGCCAACAGTCAAAGCACAGTAAGAAAGACTCATCTGCCAGCTCCACCACACTTCCGCTTACTGATGCAGAAAAGCGCGACTCCTCGACGAAGCTTTccaagaaagagaaaaagaagctGAAGGAAGCGAAGAAGTTGGTAAAATCGAAAAAGATTGACTCGGAAAAG gATGCCGATGAGACGGAAAGCAACACaacaaaggaaaagaaaaagaaacgaaagtTTCTTTTCTAA